The genomic window CGCTCTCTTATTCGCCGCGTCGTATTGCCGAGCACCCTTAAGCAAAACTCAGGTTTCGTAAATACAGTTTGACTGCAAAATTATGGAGGTGGATAAACCCATGGTGATGAGGGCAACAAGGATAATTAAGCCGCTAATTTCACTAGAAATATGGCCTAAAATAACACCTAAACCTGCCAAAATCAGCGAAAATTCGCTAATTTGCCCAAGGGATGACTCGTGATCACACCGGTATAGTTTTTGTAGCCGCCCATTCCTACGAGAGCCATCACCATTGCTGGTTTTGCGATTAGTACAAAGGTGGATAGGACAAGGGCTAGAAAAAATGGGTGAAGAAAATCGTTAATCTCGATGTGAAGGCCGAGATTGATGAAAAAAATAGGAGCAAAAAATCTCGTAAGCTCGCCAAGCGAGACGCAATCTGTACAAAGGTATGGGCAACGTGGAGGGGCATAAAAATCTAAACTGATACCAAATGATTTTAGAAAATCCACAAACGCAATCCTAAATTGCCTATCAAATAAGGATTTTTGTTCACCCATTAGTAGCTCTATTTTTTTGAATTGGTATGACAAACATAGGGCGTGATAGTCCGATTGTCACACGATGCCCTTCACGCTCCACCTTCTTGCCGCAATCTTTTAAAGTCTTGCAATCGCGATCATTAACCATGGCCAAAACAACTAGAAATGCCCAAAAAGAAGGAGTCCGGGGTGGACTACAGGCCGCCATTGCGTTTCTCATTGCCTTTATAGCGTTGCGATACGGCATTTTACTCAGTATTTTCTTTGCGGGTGTTGGCGGTTTTACTGTCGGTTTTATTTTGCGTTGGTGGCGCAGTAGCGAAGGGTCAAAACCAAAACTACATCCCTTTGCAAATGTAAAACTTAAACCGGCTAAACGTTATCCGGGATTAGCCGATATTGGATCTAGACAGAGTAGCCGTGGTGATTTATACATCAAACAAAAATCCTCCGATGACAACTCACCAGAGGAATAAAAATACTGTCACAAAACAAGGGAAACTGAGGGGCGTTAAAAAAGCAATAAAAATACTTAGATTGCACCCATGCTAGCTAAGCCAATGATTGCACCGACTCCTAGTACATGACCAAAACTAGTGGTGGCTAATAATGCGGGGAGACCCATCCCACCAAACATTTCAGGCATTGGTAGGGCGGGGCCTTCGGAAGGGTTTTTCATTGTTGCTTTGCCAAGGGCGATCGCCAAAATATTACAGATGATCATCACAACCGCAATTTTTGGGCTCCATGCCATTGTGGAGGGCACAGCAGCGATGAGGGTAAGAGCTAAGGACATAAATTTTGACTCCTAAAAATCGGACTTTTCTTAAAAGATTTGATATCTCCGTATCGTCCTTAAGTTTTGCTCAGATATGAACCAACGCTAAACTTCCTTAGCAATACTTAGTAATACTATGAAGTTAAATTAAGCCCTTATACCTATGCTGCTGTTTTGATCAGTGCTAATTCAATTTCGTTCTCTTCCGGCTGGGCGATCGCCGCCTTGATATCAGGGCCAAAGAAACGTTCAATTTTTGCTTGGCGTTTTTCCCATTCTTCCAGAGAGAACAAAGGCGAATAAAACTCTAAAACCAAAGCATACTGACCCTCATGGGATTCTTCCCGTAAATGATGAAGCTGGGGACGCTCCTCATCCGTAGGACTTAAACCCAAACGCTCTAAAGAATCATCCAAGTGACAATCCTGACCATAGCGATAACGCGTCACATCCTTACGGATTTGATGCTGTGTGTCCGTCGCCTGAGCTTCCCGAAGCGCTTCAATATCGTCAGAGACATCAGCACTATAGGGAGTGGGTTTAATTTCCGCCGCCTTTAGAGCCAAGCCACCGAGCAGAATAGGAATGCCATAGAACATCCCTGCCAAATTAAGGGTTGCATTCCCAAAGCCATAGGCCGCAAAGCCTATCACAGACAATATGCCCCCGACCACTAATCCCACACTGCCAAGCGAAATCTTACCGAACATTAAAGATACCCATGAGTTCTAAGAAACTTCACTAATCTTAACATGACGCTTCTAAGCAATCGGTAAACTATAGCCACTTTCAGGAGTAGAAGGATCTGTGATCGTTGCAACAAGACTTTGAATCACCTCTTTTGCATTTTTGCCACCCGAAACAATCACGCGGTGAGCCAAGACAAAGGGAGCTAAATATTTAATATCATCCGTCAGAATAAAGTCGCGATCTGCTAAATAAGCATAGGCTTGGGCGGCGCGTTGGAGGGCAACAGTGCCCCGAGGGCTAACCCCAAGAATAATCCCTTCATAATCGCGGGACTTCTGCGCAATCTTAACGATGTACTCTTGAATTGATTTTTCCACATGAATTTCCTGGACATTCGCCTGTAATTGACGAACTTCATCGAGGCTAATACAAGGCGCTAACTCTTCAGGACGAATCCGAGATTGGTGCATCTGCAGCATATCGACTTCTTCTGAAAAGCCGGGGTAACCAAGGCTAAGGGAAATAACAAAGCGATCCATCTGCGCTTCTGGTAAGGGGAAAGTCCCTTGGTATTCAACGGGGTTTTGGGTTGCCACAACGAAAAATGGCTTAGGCACTTGGCGAGCATCGCCATCCACGGTGACCTGCTGCTCTTCCATGACTTCGAGGAGAGCTGATTGGGTACGGGGGGTGGCGCGATTGATCTCATCGGCAAGGAGCACATTGGCAAAAACCGGCCCTGAGAGAAATTCAAATTCACGGCTATTGGGGTTCCAAATATTTGTGCCGGTAATGTCGCTGGGCAGAAGATCCGGCGTACACTGGATTCGCTGAAATTTGCCATTGACAGAGCGGGCTAGGGATTTGGCTAATAATGTTTTGCCGACACCGGGTACATCTTCTAGTAATACGTGACCGCCACTCAGCATGGCAACGAGGACAAGTTTGATGGCATCTTCTTTGCCGACAATTGTTTTGGAGAGGTTGTCTGTCAGGTCGCGAACTCTTTCTTTCATTATGTCTAGGGTAGGTTAAGTAATTTTTTGGTGCGAGCGCAGTCCGTGTGGATTTGGGCTTGCAATTTTTGGAGAGAGTCGAATTTTTGTTCGGGACGAAGGTAATGGAGTAGTTTGACTGTTAGGGTTTCGCCGTAAATATGCTGGTCATAGTCAAATAGATGCACTTCAATGGTCGGATTTTTGGCGTTTGGCTCCACGGTTGGTCGGCAACCAAGGTTTAGGATGCCCCATTGGTTTTGTCCTGATGACTGGATATTGACTTGAACGCCGTAAACGCCATATTTGGGCAAAAATTTTGTGGCTGATAATTCAAGATTGGCGGTGGGAAAACCAAGTTTACGGCCTAATTTTTGGCCATGGATGACTTTGCCTTGTAAGGTGTAAGCCCGGCCGAGGAGGGCATTTGCGGTTGTGAGTTGCCCCTCTACTAATGCTTTTCTAATCGCTGAACTACTAATGCGATCGCCTTGGTCTTTATATAGTGGAGCGATATTGACTTCCACATCATATCCGGCGGCGATCGCCTTCAAATCTGTCGAGTTGCCGCTGCGACTGCGACCAAAACAAAAATCGACACCAATACTAATACTTCTTGTTTTAAGCTTTTTCACCAAGATTTCTGAAATAAATTCCTCTGGTGTCAAAGCAGCAAGCTCTCGATCAAAGGGCAGTAAAACAAGCTGTTCAATGCCAAGCTGTGCTAGTACTGCCACTTTTTCTGGCAATGGCGTGAGGAGTCGCTTCGGATTGCCGGAAAAAAATTCGCGAGGATGAGGGTCAAAAGTAACAACGGTTGGGCAAAGTCTTGGGGACTGTGGCGGTTGCTCGGTCGGGTGATTTCCGGCTGCGACAACTTGATGATTGTGGCGGGTGAAGGCGATCGCTGGTTCAATGACCCGCTGGTGTCCACGGTGTATCCCATCAAAATTACCTAAAGCAATACTGGTGGGCGTGACCGCCTCAATGGTTGAAGATACTACCCGCACGTTTTAAAGCCCGAAATATTTCTTCATATTCTATACCGAATTAAACAGATAGCTCTTGTGACTCTGTCGCCTTCTGATCTTTAACATTACCTTGGGGGTTTAGCACAATAGACATACCTTCGCGGGCTAAAACCGTATTCGAAAATTCAGAGGCTGCCTCTTCCGCAATCTTGTCAAGAAAATCATCATTATGCAGAGGGTCATGGTGAAAAATCACCAACTGTTTAACATTCGCGGCTTTAGCTACCTTGACCGCTTCTTGCCAAGTACTGTGACCCCAACCTACTTTGCTGGATTTTGGGTCGTGATATTCGCTATCTGTATATGCTGCGTCAATAATCACAACGTCAGCATTATCTGCCAACTTTAGGACTTGCTCGTCAATATGATCTGGATAATGTTCTGTATCTGTAATGTATGCGGCCGATACACCCCGCCAGTTTACCCGATACCCCACTGCTTCCCCAGGGTGATTGAGCTTCGCATTTTCAATGGTGACATCACCAATTTGCAGTACTTCCCCAACTTCTAGGGAAAAGAATTTTAAATCTGCCTGCATAATCTGCAGGGGAACCGGGAAATTTGGGTGCAACATTTGATCATGGAGACGCTGCTTGATCGTTGCACCATTGGGAGCGACGACACCGTAAATATTAAATTTGTTGACATTGACAAAAGCCGGTACGAAGAAGGGAAAGCCCTGAATGTGATCCCAATGGGAATGAGTGAAGAACATATGGGCTTCAACGGGCAGTTGGCTCATTAGGGATTGCCCTAGTACCCGCAGCCCTGTGCCACCGTCAAAGATTAGCCGTTCACCGCCTGCTATCATCTCGATACAGGGTGTATTGCCGCC from [Limnothrix rosea] IAM M-220 includes these protein-coding regions:
- a CDS encoding DUF2854 domain-containing protein, whose product is MFGKISLGSVGLVVGGILSVIGFAAYGFGNATLNLAGMFYGIPILLGGLALKAAEIKPTPYSADVSDDIEALREAQATDTQHQIRKDVTRYRYGQDCHLDDSLERLGLSPTDEERPQLHHLREESHEGQYALVLEFYSPLFSLEEWEKRQAKIERFFGPDIKAAIAQPEENEIELALIKTAA
- a CDS encoding MBL fold metallo-hydrolase, coding for MSDSKQQFKVNFWGVRGSIPCPGAETVRYGGNTPCIEMIAGGERLIFDGGTGLRVLGQSLMSQLPVEAHMFFTHSHWDHIQGFPFFVPAFVNVNKFNIYGVVAPNGATIKQRLHDQMLHPNFPVPLQIMQADLKFFSLEVGEVLQIGDVTIENAKLNHPGEAVGYRVNWRGVSAAYITDTEHYPDHIDEQVLKLADNADVVIIDAAYTDSEYHDPKSSKVGWGHSTWQEAVKVAKAANVKQLVIFHHDPLHNDDFLDKIAEEAASEFSNTVLAREGMSIVLNPQGNVKDQKATESQELSV
- the psaK gene encoding photosystem I reaction center subunit PsaK; its protein translation is MSLALTLIAAVPSTMAWSPKIAVVMIICNILAIALGKATMKNPSEGPALPMPEMFGGMGLPALLATTSFGHVLGVGAIIGLASMGAI
- a CDS encoding AAA family ATPase — translated: MKERVRDLTDNLSKTIVGKEDAIKLVLVAMLSGGHVLLEDVPGVGKTLLAKSLARSVNGKFQRIQCTPDLLPSDITGTNIWNPNSREFEFLSGPVFANVLLADEINRATPRTQSALLEVMEEQQVTVDGDARQVPKPFFVVATQNPVEYQGTFPLPEAQMDRFVISLSLGYPGFSEEVDMLQMHQSRIRPEELAPCISLDEVRQLQANVQEIHVEKSIQEYIVKIAQKSRDYEGIILGVSPRGTVALQRAAQAYAYLADRDFILTDDIKYLAPFVLAHRVIVSGGKNAKEVIQSLVATITDPSTPESGYSLPIA
- a CDS encoding bifunctional riboflavin kinase/FAD synthetase; amino-acid sequence: MRVVSSTIEAVTPTSIALGNFDGIHRGHQRVIEPAIAFTRHNHQVVAAGNHPTEQPPQSPRLCPTVVTFDPHPREFFSGNPKRLLTPLPEKVAVLAQLGIEQLVLLPFDRELAALTPEEFISEILVKKLKTRSISIGVDFCFGRSRSGNSTDLKAIAAGYDVEVNIAPLYKDQGDRISSSAIRKALVEGQLTTANALLGRAYTLQGKVIHGQKLGRKLGFPTANLELSATKFLPKYGVYGVQVNIQSSGQNQWGILNLGCRPTVEPNAKNPTIEVHLFDYDQHIYGETLTVKLLHYLRPEQKFDSLQKLQAQIHTDCARTKKLLNLP